One window from the genome of Aquabacterium sp. A3 encodes:
- a CDS encoding integration host factor subunit beta translates to MTRSDLVARLAERFGQLTQRDAEFAVKTILDAMSDALARGHRIEIRGFGSFSINRRPPRMGRNPRSGEQVLIPEKLVPHFKPGKALREGVDQSPPATPTPES, encoded by the coding sequence ATGACCCGATCCGACCTCGTGGCCCGACTGGCCGAACGATTTGGCCAGTTGACGCAACGTGACGCCGAATTCGCCGTCAAGACCATCCTGGATGCCATGTCCGATGCGCTGGCGCGCGGGCACCGCATCGAGATCCGTGGCTTTGGCAGTTTTTCGATCAACCGACGGCCGCCTCGAATGGGGCGCAATCCGCGCTCGGGCGAGCAGGTGTTGATCCCTGAAAAGCTGGTGCCCCACTTCAAACCAGGCAAGGCACTGCGCGAAGGCGTGGACCAGTCGCCGCCAGCCACCCCCACACCGGAAAGCTGA
- the rpsA gene encoding 30S ribosomal protein S1, translating into MSESFAALFEESLQRANMRTGEVITAEVVALDHNFVVVNAGLKSEAYVPIEEFKNDQGEIEVQVGDFVSVAVDAIENGYGDTILSRDKAKRLASWLSLETALESGDFVTGTVNGKVKGGLTVLVNGIRAFLPGSLLDTRPVKDMSPFEGKTMEFKVIKLDRKRNNVVLSRRAVVEASMGEERAKLMETLREGAIVNGVVKNITEYGAFVDLGGIDGLLHITDMAWRRVRHPSEVVTVGQELTAKVLKFDAEKNRVSLGLKQMGDDPWVGVSRRYPSGTRLFGKVTNIADYGAFVEIEPGIEGLVHVSEMDWTNKNIAPNKIVNLGDEVEVMVLEIDEDKRRISLGMKQCKPNPWDEFAQNFNRGDKVKGPIKSITDFGVFVGLTAGIDGLVHLSDLSWNEPGEAAVRNYKKGQEVEAIVLGIDVERERISLGIKQLDSDPFTNFTTLNDRGATVTGTVKTVDAKGAEISLGDDITGYLRASEISTDRVEDARNVLKEGDEVTALITNIDRKSRSIQLSIKAKDSAEQQEAIQSLRADTTKEGSGTTSLGALLKAKLDQNNG; encoded by the coding sequence ATGTCTGAATCTTTTGCCGCCCTTTTTGAAGAGTCGTTGCAGCGCGCCAACATGCGCACCGGCGAAGTCATCACCGCCGAGGTGGTGGCCCTCGACCACAATTTCGTGGTCGTCAACGCCGGCCTGAAGTCCGAGGCCTATGTGCCCATCGAGGAATTCAAGAACGACCAGGGCGAAATCGAAGTCCAAGTGGGCGACTTCGTCTCGGTGGCCGTGGACGCCATCGAAAACGGCTACGGCGACACCATCCTGTCGCGCGACAAGGCCAAGCGTCTGGCCTCGTGGCTGTCGCTGGAAACCGCTCTGGAGTCTGGCGACTTCGTGACCGGTACCGTCAATGGCAAGGTCAAGGGCGGCCTGACCGTCCTGGTCAACGGCATCCGCGCCTTCCTGCCCGGCTCGCTGCTCGATACGCGCCCTGTCAAGGACATGTCGCCGTTCGAAGGCAAGACCATGGAGTTCAAGGTCATCAAGCTGGACCGCAAGCGCAACAACGTGGTGCTGTCGCGCCGCGCTGTGGTCGAAGCCTCGATGGGCGAAGAACGCGCCAAGCTGATGGAAACCCTGCGCGAAGGCGCGATCGTCAACGGCGTGGTCAAGAACATCACCGAATACGGTGCCTTCGTGGACCTCGGCGGCATCGACGGCCTGCTGCACATCACCGACATGGCATGGCGCCGTGTCCGTCACCCGTCTGAAGTGGTGACCGTGGGTCAAGAGCTGACCGCCAAGGTCCTGAAGTTCGACGCCGAGAAGAACCGCGTCTCGCTGGGCCTGAAGCAAATGGGCGACGATCCCTGGGTGGGCGTCTCGCGCCGCTACCCCTCGGGCACCCGCCTGTTCGGCAAGGTCACCAACATCGCTGACTACGGTGCGTTCGTCGAGATCGAACCCGGCATCGAAGGCCTGGTGCACGTCTCCGAGATGGACTGGACCAACAAGAACATCGCGCCCAACAAGATCGTCAACCTGGGCGACGAAGTGGAAGTGATGGTCCTGGAGATCGACGAAGACAAGCGTCGCATCTCGCTGGGCATGAAGCAGTGCAAGCCGAACCCCTGGGACGAGTTCGCTCAGAACTTCAACCGTGGCGACAAGGTCAAGGGCCCCATCAAGTCGATCACCGACTTCGGCGTGTTCGTGGGCCTGACGGCCGGCATCGACGGCCTGGTGCACCTGTCCGACCTGTCTTGGAACGAGCCTGGCGAAGCCGCCGTGCGCAACTACAAGAAGGGCCAGGAAGTCGAAGCCATCGTGTTGGGCATCGATGTCGAGCGCGAGCGCATCTCGCTGGGCATCAAGCAGCTGGATTCTGATCCCTTCACCAACTTCACGACCCTGAACGACCGTGGCGCCACCGTCACCGGCACCGTCAAGACCGTGGACGCCAAGGGTGCTGAAATCTCCCTGGGTGACGACATCACCGGCTACCTGCGTGCTTCCGAAATCAGCACCGACCGCGTGGAAGACGCTCGCAACGTGCTGAAGGAAGGCGACGAAGTCACCGCCCTGATCACCAACATCGACCGCAAGTCGCGTTCGATCCAGTTGTCGATCAAGGCCAAGGACAGCGCCGAACAGCAAGAAGCCATCCAGTCGCTGCGCGCCGACACCACCAAGGAAGGCTCCGGCACCACCAGCCTGGGCGCCCTGTTGAAGGCCAAGCTCGACCAGAACAACGGCTGA